A window of Hevea brasiliensis isolate MT/VB/25A 57/8 chromosome 14, ASM3005281v1, whole genome shotgun sequence contains these coding sequences:
- the LOC110670851 gene encoding cation/H(+) antiporter 11-like, translated as METSQSIVNVSGSCFDYVPVNSEGIWNLKHGESILQHSFVRFQIQLVAMVAISHSFHFFLKHLYFPRLTSDVLAGMILGPTFLERYFPNASKLLYPPVPNQVFASLLKIGLVLFTFLAAVRSDTSWITKIGKRGFILGALLVGFPNLMTLDLKVIYDPKVSLTPPQISARDNNALLYLSSFTKSQFVDVSAILMQLRITNSRLGHLALASTLLGDIARFVGSNLWYLSTRIFAPVSPRIGFQSAVLLIFFFMLIVFLRTLTLWFIRVTPEGEPIKDIYVHFIVVVVLYLASLGDNMGLEYLWGPFLFGLLIPARSPLATTLTSKLDTVVYGLLVPLLSGFCASKFNLWVLLDHFEDALNFQMALIGYIIKLVATYLMVLFINIPFREAAALTLILNVKGTKEMGTFLSYTTLELKDLDSTSGIFLIFLLTTYAPPIIKLLYDPTKHYIGYKKKCIQYTQCNAGLEILVCAHKQEDAMAAIKLLELSNPTKHSPLFIFVLCLQELVGSYTPLLINHQLGQKSSDSEASRSQPIIDVFKYFQSEHKRSALVNIFTAVSPLRQLHEDICRLAFDNNCSLILLPFHKKWNENGTLVANSNDLRKLNNDVLERAPCSVGILIDHRKTRGLSPIFDSSTVHHVAVLFIGGSDDREALAYALRMAKSPEVQLTVMCFVTPQEFVHDSWEIMLDSESLTSLKEEMSENSNISYVEETVRDGSDTAAIVSSIQGNFDLIMVGRRHTHQPEAISGLSQWAELPELGPVGDILASPDISSTCSVLVMQQQILKVDHSSILN; from the exons ATGGAAACCTCTCAATCTATTGTGAATGTTAGTGGAAGTTGCTTTGATTATGTTCCTGTTAACTCAGAAGGCATTTGGAATTTAAAACATGGTGAAAGTATTCTTCAACATTCTTTTGTTCGGTTTCAGATTCAATTGGTTGCAATGGTGGCAATTTCCCATTCCTTTCATTTCTTTCTTAAGCATTTGTATTTCCCTCGACTTACTTCTGATGTCCTG GCAGGCATGATCTTAGGACCAACATTCTTGGAAAGATATTTTCCAAATGCATCAAAGCTGCTGTATCCTCCAGTCCCCAATCAAGTGTTTGCTTCATTGTTAAAGATTGGATTAGTTTTATTCACATTCCTTGCAGCAGTTAGGTCAGACACAAGCTGGATAACCAAAATAGGAAAACGAGGGTTTATTCTTGGGGCTTTATTGGTTGGATTTCCAAACTTAATGACCTTAGATTTGAAGGTCATTTATGATCCTAAAGTATCTTTGACTCCTCCCCAGATTAGTGCAAGGGACAATAATGCACTTCTATATTTGTCTTCATTTACCAAAAGCCAATTTGTTGATGTTAGTGCTATTCTAATGCAGCTTAGGATCACCAATTCTCGCTTAGGACACCTTGCTTTGGCTTCGACATTGCTTGGTGACATTGCAAGATTTGTTGGCTCCAATCTCTGGTATCTTAGTACCAGAATTTTTGCTCCAGTATCGCCAAGAATTGGGTTTCAGTCTGCTGTTCTTCTGATTTTCTTTTTCATGTTGATTGTATTCCTGAGAACACTGACCTTATGGTTCATTAGAGTGACCCCAGAAGGCGAACCCATTAAGGATATTTACGTTCATTTCATAGTTGTTGTTGTTCTGTATTTGGCATCATTGGGTGATAATATGGGATTGGAATATCTTTGGGGTCCTTTTCTTTTTGGCTTGTTAATCCCGGCAAGGTCTCCATTAGCAACAACCTTAACATCTAAGCTTGATACCGTTGTCTATGGCTTGCTCGTTCCCCTGCTGTCTGGTTTCTGTGCTTCCAAATTTAATTTATGGGTATTACTCGACCATTTTGAAGATGCTCTCAATTTTCAAATGGCCTTAATAGGTTACATAATAAAGTTGGTAGCAACTTATCTCATGGTACTCTTTATCAACATACCTTTCAGAGAAGCTGCTGCTCTTACTTTAATTTTGAATGTTAAAGGCACCAAGGAGATGGGAACATTTTTGAGCTACACTACTCTTGAG CTAAAGGATCTGGACAGTACTAGTGggatttttttgatatttctattgaCAACGTATGCACCACCCATAATCAAATTGCTCTATGATCCTACTAAACATTACATAGGCTATAAGAAAAAATGCATACAGTATACTCAATGTAATGCGGGGCTGGAGATCCTAGTCTGTGCACATAAACAAGAGGATGCCATGGCAGCAATCAAGTTGCTTGAACTTTCGAATCCTACAAAGCACAGTCCTCTTTTCATTTTTGTACTTTGCTTGCAAGAACTTGTTGGCAGTTATACTCCTCTTTTAATCAACCACCAACTAGGCCAAAAAAGCAGTGATTCTGAAGCATCCCGATCACAACCAATCATTGATGTTTTCAAGTATTTCCAGTCAGAACACAAAAGGTCAGCACTAGTGAACATCTTCACTGCAGTATCACCTCTCAGACAGCTCCATGAAGACATCTGTAGGCTTGCATTTGACAATAATTGTTCCCTAATATTACTTCCATTTCATAAGAAATGGAATGAGAATGGCACATTGGTTGCAAACAGCAATGACTTGAGGAAACTGAACAATGATGTGTTAGAAAGGGCACCTTGTTCTGTAGGTATTCTTATTGATCATCGTAAAACTCGTGGATTGTCTCCCATTTTCGACTCATCTACAGTTCATCATGTTGCTGTATTATTCATTGGAGGTTCAGATGATAGGGAAGCATTGGCTTATGCCTTGAGGATGGCAAAAAGCCCTGAAGTTCAACTGACAGTTATGTGTTTTGTCACGCCTCAGGAATTTGTCCATGATAGTTGGGAAATTATGCTCGATAGTGAATCTTTGACAAGCTTGAAAGAAGAAATGTCCGAGAATTCCAATATCAGCTACGTGGAGGAGACAGTAAGAGATGGTTCTGACACAGCAGCTATAGTTAGCTCAATTCAAGGAAATTTTGATCTTATAATGGTGGGGCGTCGCCATACACATCAACCAGAAGCAATTTCAGGCCTATCACAATGGGCAGAGTTGCCAGAGCTAGGGCCAGTAGGGGACATACTTGCTTCTCCAGATATTTCTAGCACATGTTCAGTTTTAGTTATGCAACAGCAAATCTTGAAAGTAGATCATAGTAGCATTTTGAATTGA
- the LOC110670850 gene encoding cation/H(+) antiporter 10 encodes MQSFRIHCLKNKDFSFFLSFIARFFQNLAGFAIMNASQYKSIVNVSAGCFDYISGSSDGIWNVRRGETILEHPFFRFQLQLIAMVSIAHFFHLFLKRFDFPRITSDVLAGILLGPTFMETIFPRASELLFPPVPNQVMASLLKIGYVLFTFLAAVRMDISLVKRSGTRIILLGILVFALPYTMSQTLEVKFDRNITNAQVSARMNNVNLYFNAFAGTEFVDISALLVQLKITNSRLGHFALATTLVNDLARFLYNNLVVSIFNRLRYTPSVKVGVQSFVYLSIFLASTVIVAHRLILWFIRATPQGKPIKDLYTNFLIAAVLISSSVGDSVGLDYLLGPLTLGLVIPAGSPLATSLTAKLDTIVSGLLIPLLYTYCASKFNLWIFISHFNDALIFQIAFIGYAIKLIATAALIIFIKIDYRDAVTLALILNFKGPREMGTFYSYTSIETKDLDSTSGVFLIFLLSSFAPPLIKKLYDPSKHYIGYKKKCVQYASYDAPLDILVCAHKQEEAMAATKLLEFSNPTKESPLSIYGLCLEELLGSDTPYMINHKLGQRRSLSQASRSQPIIDIFNYFMVGNRKGTQVHVFTAVSPIKMMHEDICWLAFDKGCSLIILPFHKKWHNKGRLVSNNNDIRNLNINVLERAPCSVGILIDRSSGRGLSSIFSSSTVCRVCVLFIGGADDREAMAYALKMARSPRVQLKVVCCASPEDSNRDKWEDMLDSESLRSLRNEMSMNGHIYYAEQTVTTGSDTASVVRSIQESYDLIIVGRRHETKPEAMSGLSEWAEIPELGVIGDQLASADIHSEVAILVVQQQILKASHSSILN; translated from the exons ATGCAATCTTTCAGAATTCATTGTTTGAAAAACAAggacttttctttctttctttctttcattgCAAGATTCTTTCAAAACCTTGCTGGTTTTGCAATAATGAATGCTTCTCAATATAAATCTATTGTGAATGTAAGCGCAGGATGTTTTGATTACATTAGTGGTTCTTCTGATGGCATATGGAATGTGAGACGTGGAGAAACTATTCTTGAACATCCTTTCTTTCGTTTTCAACTTCAATTAATTGCAATGGTCTCCATAGCTCATTTCTTTCACTTGTTCCTCAAGCGTTTCGATTTCCCCAGAATCACCTCCGACGTTCTG GCAGGTATTCTCTTGGGACCAACATTTATGGAAACAATCTTTCCACGGGCATCAGAACTATTGTTTCCTCCAGTACCCAATCAAGTGATGGCTTCATTGTTAAAGATTGGATATGTTTTGTTCACATTCTTAGCAGCAGTGAGAATGGACATCAGCTTGGTGAAAAGATCAGGGACAAGAATTATCTTACTAGGGATTCTTGTATTTGCACTTCCCTACACAATGTCACAAACTCTAGAGGTAAAATTTGATCGAAACATCACAAATGCACAAGTGAGTGCAAGGATGAATAATGTAAATTTATATTTCAATGCATTTGCGGGGACCGAATTCGTCGATATAAGTGCTCTTCTGGTACAGCTCAAGATCACTAATTCTCGGCTAGGACACTTTGCTTTGGCAACAACTTTGGTTAACGACTTGGCAAGATTTTTATACAATAATCTCGTTGTTTCTATCTTCAACAGACTCAGATATACACCTTCTGTAAAGGTTGGGGTTCAGAGCTTTGTGTATCTGAGTATTTTTCTTGCATCAACAGTTATAGTAGCACACAGATTGATATTGTGGTTCATTAGAGCAACTCCACAAGGGAAACCCATAAAAGATCTTTACACCAACTTTTTAATAGCAGCAGTATTGATTTCTTCATCAGTGGGAGATTCTGTAGGGCTTGATTATCTATTGGGTCCTTTAACTTTAGGGTTGGTAATCCCTGCTGGTTCTCCATTAGCAACAAGCCTTACAGCAAAGCTTGATACAATTGTCTCTGGTTTGCTTATTCCACTACTCTACACTTACTGTGCCTCCAAATTTAATTTGTGGATATTTATCTCCCATTTTAATGATGCTCTTATTTTTCAAATAGCCTTCATTGGCTATGCTATTAAGCTGATAGCTACTGCTGCCTTGATTATCTTTATCAAGATTGATTACAGAGATGCTGTTACTCTTGCACTCATCTTAAATTTCAAAGGCCCTCGCGAGATGGGAACATTTTATAGCTACACTAGCATTGAG ACAAAGGATTTGGACAGTACCAGTGGGgtgttcttaatatttttgttgtCATCATTTGCACCACCACTAATCAAAAAGCTCTATGACCCAAGTAAGCATTACATAGGGTATAAGAAGAAATGCGTCCAATATGCTTCATATGACGCACCATTGGATATATTGGTCTGTGCACATAAGCAAGAGGAAGCAATGGCCGCAACCAAGTTGCTAGAATTTTCCAACCCTACAAAAGAGAGTCCTTTGTCAATTTATGGACTTTGCTTGGAAGAACTTCTTGGCAGTGACACCCCTTATATGATCAACCACAAATTAGGCCAAAGAAGATCCTTGTCTCAGGCATCTCGCTCGCAACCCATAATCGATATTTTCAATTACTTCATGGTGGGGAACAGGAAGGGAACACAAGTGCACGTCTTCACTGCAGTATCACCTATAAAAATGATGCACGAAGACATCTGTTGGCTAGCATTTGACAAAGGGTGCTCGCTAATAATACTGCCCTTCCATAAGAAATGGCATAACAAGGGGAGATTGGTATCAAACAACAATGACATACGAAACCTGAACATTAATGTACTGGAAAGGGCTCCTTGTTCTGTGGGGATTCTCATTGATCGTAGTAGTGGCCGTGGCTTATCTTCCATTTTCTCATCATCGACGGTGTGTAGAGTTTGTGTACTATTCATTGGAGGTGCAGACGATAGAGAGGCAATGGCTTATGCCTTGAAAATGGCAAGAAGCCCAAGAGTTCAACTAAAAGTAGTGTGCTGTGCAAGTCCTGAAGATAGCAACAGAGATAAATGGGAAGATATGCTTGATTCGGAATCATTAAGaagtttgagaaatgaaatgtcCATGAATGGGCATATATATTATGCAGAACAGACAGTGACCACAGGCTCGGACACAGCATCTGTGGTTCGATCAATACAAGAAAGTTATGACCTTATAATTGTAGGACGTCGACATGAAACCAAGCCAGAAGCAATGTCAGGGCTATCAGAATGGGCTGAAATACCAGAGCTAGGGGTTATAGGTGATCAGCTTGCTTCTGCAGATATTCACAGTGAAGTTGCAATCTTAGTAGTGCAGCAGCAAATCCTAAAAGCAAGTCATAGCAGTATTTTAAATTAA
- the LOC110670778 gene encoding protein EARLY RESPONSIVE TO DEHYDRATION 15, with protein MVEHCIEKEKRDIMAIIDTTYYASAVNPDIMAIKRVFDRQIESLTNDVYDLDSLLFDLYVHDTCIHKPEKNERSRDLGSVGVMKRQKGRAQLAQATRYMEKAPKIVNVKVRQRKIQQPR; from the exons ATGGTGGAGCATTgcatagaaaaagaaaaaagagatatAATGGCAATAATCGACACAACGTACTACGCATCAGCAGTGAATCCCGATATAATGGCAATAAAACGCGTATTCGACCGCCAAATTGAATCTCTTACCAACGATGTTTACGACCTCGATTCTCTCCTCTTCGACCTCTACGTCCATGATACTTGCATCCACAAAC CGGAGAAAAACGAGCGAAGCAGGGATTTGGGTTCAGTGGGAGTGATGAAAAGGCAAAAGGGTCGAGCTCAGCTGGCTCAGGCAACGAGGTATATGGAGAAGGCACCCAAGATTGTGAATGTGAAAGTGAGACAACGGAAGATTCAGCAACCGAGGTAG